Proteins encoded within one genomic window of Oryza brachyantha chromosome 7, ObraRS2, whole genome shotgun sequence:
- the LOC102704072 gene encoding uncharacterized protein LOC102704072, producing MGNNCLQRSRGRGAGDDASHCDAEKVLVEEEEEEELQKGEKVTEVKIRITRRQLEELLRRMEDGKGGGAAVSELLCMTSSCNFRHRPEQWRPSLHVIPE from the coding sequence ATGGGCAACAACTGCCTCCAGAGGTCGCGCGGCCGCggtgccggcgacgacgcgtcGCATTGCGACGCCGAGAAGGTGttagtggaggaggaggaggaggaggagctgcagAAGGGGGAGAAGGTGACGGAGGTGAAGATCCGGATCACGAGGAGGCAGCTGGAGGAGCTGCTCCGGCGGATGGAGGACggcaagggcggcggcgccgccgtctcggagCTCCTGTGCATGACGAGCAGCTGCAACTTCCGGCACCGGCCGGAGCAATGGAGGCCGTCGCTGCACGTCATACCGGAGTGA